One Gossypium hirsutum isolate 1008001.06 chromosome A11, Gossypium_hirsutum_v2.1, whole genome shotgun sequence genomic window carries:
- the LOC107957275 gene encoding uncharacterized protein, with the protein MSFQNKYVGSSYIDTRRREFLNLTQGDHSVAKYEADFLRLSRYAQGMVATEYERCVHFEDGLRDNFRVLIALQRAREFFVLVDKAKIAEEVKRVERQNRDRGKAKSDIEPSNTGVRPRKKARSDGPVRVGPTVAPAGVTISQFCNRRHLGKCWRTTGACLRYGSSKHRVKDCPLRTNQIQALATETAQPPRRASSRGVGPTEARQPTLVYATCRCEDGDTSNIITDIASTHSYIASAVSETLGLPFESTSSEIIVVSPLGQSVGINKLYRDISLEVQGTIFLVDLMKLPFGEFDLIWGIQTVRDFPNVFPEELPGLPLNREVEFGIELFPGTTPVSIAPYRMALKELTKLKAQIQELLDRGLTNASAAFMNLMNRVFQPYLDQFVMVFIDDILVYYKFEDEHDEHLKMVLQIFREKQLYAKFTKYELWLREVTFLGHVVSAKGIRVDPRKIEAVLDWE; encoded by the exons ATGTCTTTCCAGAACAAATATGTGGGGTCCAGTTACATCGACACTAGGAGGCGTGAGTTCCTGAATCTTACTCAAGGAGATCATTCAGTAGCAAAGTATGAGGCCGACTTCCTGAGGCTGAGTCGTTATGCGCAAGGCATGGTGGCTACTGAGTATGAACGCTGTGTCCATTTTGAGGACGGCCTTAGGGATAACTTCAGGGTCCTGATAGCTCTGCAGAGAGCGCGTGAGTTTTTCGTGTTGGTCGATAAGGCCAAGATTGCGGAGGAGGTTAAGCGCGTTGAGCGCCAGAATCGTGATAGAGGGAAGGCTAAGAGTGATATAGAGCCTTCGAATACTGGGGTGAGGCCTAGGAAAAAGGCCAGATCTGATGGGCCCGTGAGAGTTGGGCCTACTGTTGCACCAGCAGGGGTTACGATTTCTCAGTTTTGTAATAGACGCCATCTGGGCAAGTGTTGGAGGACTACTGGAGCTTGTCTTAGATATGGTTCTTCTAAGCATCGTGTTAAGGACTGTCCATTAAGGACTAACCAGATACAAGCTCTGGCTACGGAGACTGCACAGCCGCCAAGG AGAGCATCGAGTAGAGGTGTTGGAccgactgaggcgaggcagcccaCATTGGTTTATGCTACTTGTCGCTGTGAGGATGGAGATACTTCGAACATCATCACGG ATATAGCCTCTACACATTCTTACATAGCTAGTGCAGTGTCTGAGACCTTGGGGTTACCGTttgagagcacttctagtgagataATAGTGGTAAGTCCGTTGGGACAGTCTGTTGGGATTAACAAACTATATAGAGACATATCGTTAGAGGTCCAAGGAACGATATTTCTGGTTGATTTGATGAAGCTTCCTTTTGGGGAGTTCGATTTGATTtggg GAATTCAAACAGTGAGGGACTTTCCAAATGTCTTTCCAGAGGAACTACCAGGATTACCTCTAAATCGTGAGGTAGAATTTGGGATTGAGTTGTTTCCGGGCACAACTccagtgtctatcgccccttaccGAATGGCACTGAAAGAGCTGACGaaacttaaggctcagattcaggagCTGTTGGATCGTGG GTTAACTAATGCATCAGCAGCATTTATGAACTTGATGAACCGTGTGTTTCAACCCTACTTGGATCAGTTTGTGATGgttttcatagatgacattttggtgtattATAAGTTTGAGGACGAGCACGATGAGCATTTAAAAATGGTTCTACAGATTTTtcgtgagaaacagttgtatgcgaagttcacgAAGTATGAGTTATGGCTTAGAgaggtaacctttttggggcatgtggtttctgctAAGGGGATTCGAGTGgatcctcgtaagattgaggctgtgctAGATTGGGAATAG